From the genome of Neomonachus schauinslandi chromosome 5, ASM220157v2, whole genome shotgun sequence, one region includes:
- the LOC110580904 gene encoding proteasome subunit alpha type-1-like gives MFRNQYDNDVTVWSPQGRIHQIEYAMEAVKQGSATVGLKSKTHAVLVALKRAELELAAHQKKILHVDNHIGISIAGLTADARLLCNFMRQECLDSRFVFDRPLPVSRLVSLIGSKTQIPTQRYGRRPYGVGLLIAGYDDMGPHIFQTCPSANYFDCRAMSIRARSQSARTYLERHMSGFMECNLNELVKHGLRALRETLPAEQDLTTKNVSIGIVGKDLEFTIYDDDDVSPFLEGLEERPQRKAQPAQPADEPAEKADEPMEH, from the coding sequence ATGTTTCGCAACCAGTATGACAATGATGTCACTGTTTGGAGCCCTCAGGGCAGGATTCATCAAATTGAGTATGCAATGGAAGCTGTCAAGCAAGGTTCAGCCACAGTTGGTCTGAAATCAAAAACCCATGCAGTGTTGGTTGCATTGAAGAGAGCAGAGTTAGAGCTTGCagctcatcagaaaaaaattctccatgtTGACAACCATATTGGTATCTCAATTGCGGGACTTACTGCTGATGCTAGACTGTTATGTAATTTTATGCGCCAAGAGTGTTTGGATTCCAGATTTGTATTTGACAGACCTCTTCCTGTGTCTCGTCTTGTATCTCTAATTGGAAGCAAGACCCAGATACCAACACAACGATATGGCCGGAGACCATATGGTGTTGGGCTGCTTATTGCTGGTTATGATGATATGGGCCCTCACATTTTCCAAACCTGTCCATCTGCCAACTATTTTGACTGTAGAGCCATGTCCATTAGAGCCCGTTCTCAATCAGCTCGTACTTACTTGGAGAGACATATGTCTGGGTTTATGGAGTGCAATTTGAATGAACTGGTTAAACATGGTCTGCGTGCCTTACGAGAGACGCTTCCTGCAGAACAGGACCTAACTACAAAGAATGTTTCCATTGGAATTGTTGGTAAAGACTTGGAGTTTACgatttatgatgatgatgatgtatctCCATTCCTGGAAGGTCTTGAAGAAAGACCACAGAGAAAGGCACAGCCTGCTCAGCCTGCTGATGAACCTGCAGAAAAGGCTGATGAACCGATGGAACATTAA